The following are encoded in a window of Corynebacterium marinum DSM 44953 genomic DNA:
- a CDS encoding DUF3239 domain-containing protein, with translation MKVFKFEVDEAFAKRNNEMLKDTRRLQTSAVVFGVILLGFAAALYFWVGQGEVWGLAGGIVALTFALLSFFLAVAVPRKVGGAQQLYDTYPLAPAVIAETNERDYVIMALVNTNVDPKLPPRWGAALRTVTRINGIKEPKLGTRIPVAAVQGRRSVRDEEHWDEISPMPIAWGTPDEDVVNTARRAIPEDQWARLDKARKRLDDAKATRYNLLVL, from the coding sequence ATGAAGGTTTTCAAGTTCGAGGTGGACGAGGCGTTCGCGAAGCGGAACAACGAGATGCTCAAGGACACCCGGCGGCTGCAGACGTCGGCGGTCGTGTTCGGGGTGATCCTCCTCGGGTTCGCCGCGGCCCTGTACTTCTGGGTGGGACAGGGCGAGGTCTGGGGGCTGGCCGGCGGCATCGTCGCGCTGACGTTCGCGTTGCTCAGCTTCTTCCTGGCGGTCGCGGTGCCCCGCAAGGTCGGCGGCGCGCAGCAGCTCTACGACACCTACCCGCTCGCCCCGGCGGTCATCGCCGAGACCAACGAACGCGACTACGTCATCATGGCGCTGGTCAACACCAACGTCGACCCGAAGCTCCCGCCCCGCTGGGGGGCTGCGCTGCGCACCGTAACGCGCATCAACGGCATCAAGGAGCCGAAGCTGGGCACCCGCATCCCCGTGGCCGCTGTCCAGGGCCGCCGCAGCGTGCGCGACGAAGAGCACTGGGACGAGATCTCCCCCATGCCCATCGCCTGGGGCACCCCCGACGAAGACGTGGTCAACACCGCCCGCCGGGCGATCCCGGAGGACCAGTGGGCCCGGCTGGACAAGGCCCGCAAGCGTCTCGACGACGCCAAGGCCACCCGCTACAACCTCCTCGTCCTGTGA
- a CDS encoding pyridoxal phosphate-dependent aminotransferase, with protein MSAKAAEFDAVNLGQGFPDSDGPARMLEIACEQIRAGNNQYGPGRGMAVLREAVAAQRARDHQVTYDPGAEVLVTVGATEAISAAVLGLVEPGSEVIVLEPCYDAYAAAIALAGAQRVAVPLVPDGATWTVDVDAVRAAVTKRTSMIIVNSPHNPTGSVFSREVLAGLAAVCVERDLLVLSDEVYENLLFDGRAHTALAALPGMFERTVTVSSAAKSWNVTGWKTGWALAPAPLLDAVLKAKQFMSYVGATPFQPAVAHALNEESEWLTGMVAELAEGRDLLAAGLRDAGLQVHDTHGTYFVVADISALGETDGVEFCLGLPGRIGVAAIPVQVFCDDPGPWRTKVRFAFGKRHDTLRLGVEKLQSL; from the coding sequence ATGAGCGCGAAAGCCGCCGAGTTCGACGCGGTGAACCTCGGCCAGGGCTTCCCCGATTCCGACGGTCCCGCCCGCATGCTCGAGATCGCCTGCGAACAGATCCGCGCCGGCAACAACCAGTACGGCCCGGGCCGCGGCATGGCGGTGCTCCGCGAGGCAGTGGCAGCCCAGCGCGCCCGCGACCATCAGGTCACCTACGACCCCGGGGCGGAGGTGCTGGTGACCGTGGGCGCCACGGAGGCGATCTCCGCGGCCGTGCTCGGCCTCGTCGAGCCGGGTTCCGAGGTGATCGTCCTCGAGCCCTGTTACGACGCCTACGCCGCCGCCATCGCTCTGGCCGGCGCGCAGCGCGTGGCGGTCCCGCTGGTGCCGGACGGCGCGACCTGGACGGTAGACGTCGATGCCGTCCGGGCGGCCGTCACGAAGCGCACGTCGATGATCATCGTCAACTCCCCGCACAACCCCACCGGCTCCGTCTTCTCCCGGGAGGTGCTGGCAGGATTGGCCGCGGTCTGCGTCGAGCGCGACCTGCTGGTCCTGTCGGACGAGGTGTACGAGAACCTGCTTTTCGACGGCCGCGCCCACACCGCCCTCGCCGCCCTGCCCGGCATGTTCGAACGCACAGTCACCGTGTCCTCGGCCGCGAAGTCGTGGAACGTCACCGGCTGGAAGACCGGCTGGGCGCTGGCCCCCGCGCCGCTTCTCGACGCCGTCCTCAAGGCCAAGCAGTTCATGTCCTACGTCGGCGCCACCCCCTTCCAGCCCGCGGTGGCCCACGCCCTCAACGAAGAATCCGAGTGGCTGACAGGCATGGTCGCCGAGCTGGCCGAGGGCCGGGACCTGTTGGCCGCCGGGCTGAGGGACGCGGGCCTGCAGGTCCACGACACCCACGGAACCTACTTCGTGGTGGCCGACATCTCCGCCCTCGGGGAAACCGACGGCGTCGAATTCTGTCTCGGGTTGCCCGGGAGGATCGGCGTGGCCGCGATCCCGGTCCAGGTCTTCTGCGACGATCCCGGTCCGTGGCGGACGAAGGTCCGCTTCGCCTTCGGCAAACGCCACGACACCCTGCGGCTGGGGGTCGAGAAGCTGCAGTCCCTCTAG
- a CDS encoding DNA repair helicase XPB yields the protein MAFGDGPLIVQSDKTVLLEIDHAAAGDARAALAPFAELERAPEHVHTYRITPLALWNARAAGHDAEQVVDTLERYSRFPVPQPLLVDVAETMSRYGRVRLHKHPAHGLVLESAEPAILAELRRHKKISPMLGELIDAQNIAVHPSERGRLKQELLKVGWPAEDLAGYVDGEAHPIALSTENEDWELRDYQRYAADSFWEGGSGVIVLPCGAGKTMVGAASMARAQATTLILVTNTVAGRQWRNELLRRTTLTEDEIGEYSGERKEIRPVTIATYQVVTRRTKGEYRALELFDSRDWGLIIYDEVHLLPAPVFRMTSDLQSRRRLGLTATLVREDGREGDVFSLIGPKRYDAPWRDIEAMGFIATADCVEVRTTMTEAERMTYAIAETADRYRLAAGAAGKMRVVEKLLARHEGQPTLIIGAYIDQLEELAARFDAPLIEGRTSNKRREELFGKFRSGELSVLVVSKVANFSIDLPEAAVAIQVSGTFGSRQEEAQRLGRLLRPKADGGEAHFYSVVSRDTLDSEYAAHRQRFLAEQGYAYRIVDADDLDQLG from the coding sequence ATGGCATTCGGGGATGGCCCGCTGATCGTCCAGTCCGACAAGACCGTCCTGCTGGAGATCGACCACGCCGCGGCCGGGGACGCCCGGGCCGCGCTCGCCCCCTTCGCGGAACTCGAGCGCGCCCCGGAACACGTCCACACTTACCGCATCACCCCGCTCGCGCTGTGGAACGCCCGCGCCGCGGGGCACGACGCGGAGCAGGTGGTGGACACGCTGGAGCGCTACTCGCGGTTCCCGGTCCCCCAACCGCTGCTCGTCGACGTCGCGGAGACCATGTCCCGCTACGGCCGCGTCCGTCTGCACAAACACCCCGCCCACGGGCTGGTGCTGGAGTCGGCGGAACCCGCGATTCTGGCGGAGCTGCGCCGGCACAAGAAGATCAGCCCGATGCTGGGCGAGCTCATCGACGCGCAGAACATCGCCGTCCACCCCTCGGAGCGCGGCCGTCTCAAGCAGGAACTGCTCAAGGTCGGCTGGCCGGCCGAGGACCTGGCGGGTTACGTCGACGGCGAAGCCCACCCCATCGCCCTGTCCACCGAGAACGAGGACTGGGAGCTGCGCGACTACCAGCGCTACGCCGCCGACTCCTTCTGGGAGGGAGGCTCCGGCGTGATCGTCCTGCCCTGCGGGGCGGGCAAGACGATGGTGGGCGCCGCGTCGATGGCACGGGCCCAGGCCACCACGCTGATCCTGGTGACCAACACCGTCGCCGGGCGGCAGTGGCGCAACGAACTGCTGCGCCGCACCACGCTCACTGAAGACGAGATCGGCGAGTACTCCGGTGAGCGGAAGGAGATCCGCCCGGTGACCATCGCCACGTATCAGGTGGTCACCCGCAGGACGAAGGGCGAGTACCGCGCGCTGGAGCTCTTCGACTCCCGCGACTGGGGCCTGATCATCTACGACGAGGTCCACCTGCTGCCCGCCCCCGTCTTCCGCATGACCTCCGATCTGCAGTCGCGCCGCCGCCTGGGACTGACGGCGACGCTGGTGCGCGAGGACGGCCGCGAGGGCGATGTCTTCTCGCTGATCGGCCCGAAGCGTTATGACGCCCCGTGGCGGGACATCGAGGCCATGGGCTTCATCGCCACCGCCGACTGTGTGGAGGTGCGCACCACCATGACGGAGGCGGAGCGCATGACCTACGCCATCGCCGAGACCGCCGACCGCTACCGGCTGGCGGCTGGCGCGGCGGGCAAGATGCGGGTCGTCGAGAAGCTCCTGGCCAGGCACGAGGGCCAGCCGACGCTGATCATCGGCGCCTACATCGACCAGCTGGAGGAACTCGCGGCGCGTTTCGACGCCCCCCTCATCGAGGGCCGCACCTCCAACAAACGGCGCGAGGAGTTGTTCGGGAAATTCCGCTCGGGCGAGCTCTCCGTCCTCGTGGTGAGCAAGGTGGCGAACTTCTCCATCGACCTGCCGGAGGCGGCCGTGGCCATCCAGGTGTCCGGCACCTTCGGTTCGCGCCAGGAGGAGGCCCAGCGCCTCGGCCGGCTGCTGCGGCCCAAGGCCGACGGCGGCGAGGCGCACTTCTATTCCGTCGTCTCCCGCGACACCCTGGACTCGGAGTACGCCGCCCACCGCCAGCGTTTCCTCGCCGAACAGGGTTACGCCTACCGCATCGTCGATGCCGACGACCTCGACCAGCTTGGTTAG
- a CDS encoding ABC transporter permease, with amino-acid sequence MNSLPIQRKLSLRNIGAHKLRLIMTVLAVVLGTSFVSGGFILSASLSKAFDDIITVSYEGSDLVMQSTPDYPLTRDMGDDIAARHDVEKVEVTDMQSIVLIGPDGSPYQSGGAGSWLLPFSSPEEAVTDSSATILEGRSPASSGEAVINAGAAERSGIVPGDTITVINTEKRAELEVVGLTELSTSTGGWAGVQVAPEVYQTEFSDGESASRILIRGDVTEETLAGMYPGFDVATSEEAAERETEEISSLLAFFTYILGAFGLIALLVGTFIISNTFSMIVAQRTKEFALLRAVGMSRQQLTGSVLAEAVVIGLIGSAAGIGVGIGLVRVIVTVMEAFGLGFPDSGLAVDAGSIIIPLVVGVAVTVLSAWVPARRAGAVHPVRAMRMGDQASTQPVKGRSLAGAVLLLIGVVVTAFAAFMTEWSTTERAVLTGVGALALITGVVLALAGLIRVIYTVRPPGGGVVPLLAGTNLARSPRRSAATSFALTLGVALVSVVGILGASISASVFGAIDEELRADTVVSSGLIASQGIPGRAAEDVAALDGVAAVVPSIWVPMSVGGKIGNTDGVSGLTLALTVDPNAAYVLDVVAGGFDGIAARPGAGLSRSAAQDLGVSVGDTVEVTSPVTTNTARVPVVVVWEDAAAFTPVAVTEATAQEILPGRDSWFTQNLFVTFDEGADAEAVHRAVVDTINPYGVLQVLTKDEYGVSSAEQIRQLLALVYALLALSVVIAVLGIINTLVLSIMERRHEFGMLRAVGMQRSQIGRMVTIESVHIAVLGAVVGIISGVWLGWCFVRTLSDQGITRWAIPWDQMALIPVAAVAVGVVAAIWPARRAAQTSPLRAVE; translated from the coding sequence ATGAACTCTCTCCCGATCCAGCGCAAGCTCTCCCTGCGCAACATCGGAGCCCACAAACTTCGTCTGATCATGACGGTCCTCGCGGTGGTGCTGGGGACCAGTTTCGTGTCGGGCGGCTTCATCCTCTCTGCGTCGCTGTCGAAGGCCTTCGACGACATCATCACCGTAAGTTACGAAGGTTCGGACCTGGTGATGCAGTCCACTCCCGATTACCCCCTCACACGCGACATGGGCGACGACATCGCCGCCCGCCACGACGTGGAGAAGGTCGAGGTGACGGACATGCAGTCGATCGTGCTCATCGGTCCGGACGGCTCTCCCTACCAGTCCGGCGGAGCGGGTTCCTGGCTGCTGCCTTTCTCTTCTCCCGAGGAGGCTGTCACCGACAGCAGCGCGACGATCCTCGAGGGCCGGTCGCCGGCATCCTCAGGGGAGGCGGTCATCAATGCGGGGGCGGCGGAACGCTCCGGAATCGTCCCGGGGGACACCATCACTGTCATCAACACGGAGAAGCGGGCTGAGCTGGAGGTCGTCGGGCTGACGGAACTGTCCACCTCAACCGGCGGCTGGGCGGGAGTGCAGGTGGCGCCCGAGGTCTACCAGACGGAGTTCTCCGACGGGGAGAGCGCCAGCCGCATTCTCATCCGGGGCGATGTGACCGAGGAGACGCTCGCGGGGATGTACCCGGGTTTCGACGTCGCCACGTCCGAAGAGGCGGCGGAGCGGGAGACGGAGGAGATCTCCTCCCTGCTCGCGTTCTTCACCTACATTCTCGGGGCCTTCGGGCTCATCGCGCTGCTCGTGGGCACCTTCATCATCTCCAACACCTTCTCCATGATCGTCGCGCAGCGGACGAAGGAGTTCGCGCTGCTCCGTGCGGTGGGTATGTCCCGGCAGCAGCTGACTGGTTCAGTGCTGGCGGAGGCTGTGGTTATCGGCCTCATCGGTTCCGCGGCGGGCATCGGCGTGGGCATCGGCCTGGTCCGTGTCATCGTCACCGTGATGGAGGCGTTCGGGCTCGGTTTCCCGGATTCCGGACTCGCGGTGGACGCCGGCAGCATCATCATCCCGCTCGTCGTGGGGGTGGCGGTCACCGTGCTCAGCGCCTGGGTCCCCGCCCGCCGGGCCGGTGCGGTCCACCCCGTGCGGGCGATGCGCATGGGCGACCAGGCGAGCACCCAGCCGGTGAAGGGGCGGAGCCTGGCCGGTGCGGTCCTGCTGCTCATCGGTGTGGTCGTCACGGCTTTCGCCGCCTTCATGACGGAATGGTCCACCACCGAACGGGCGGTGCTCACCGGGGTGGGGGCCCTGGCGCTCATCACCGGTGTGGTGCTTGCCCTGGCGGGGCTGATCAGGGTCATCTACACGGTCCGCCCGCCCGGCGGGGGAGTGGTTCCGCTGCTGGCCGGAACGAACCTGGCGCGCAGCCCCCGCCGTTCCGCGGCCACGTCCTTCGCCCTCACACTCGGTGTGGCACTGGTGTCGGTGGTGGGCATCCTCGGGGCGTCGATCTCGGCGTCGGTCTTCGGTGCCATCGACGAGGAACTCCGGGCGGACACCGTGGTGTCCTCCGGGCTCATCGCCAGCCAGGGGATCCCCGGCCGGGCGGCCGAGGACGTGGCGGCGCTCGACGGCGTGGCCGCCGTCGTACCGAGCATCTGGGTGCCCATGAGCGTCGGCGGGAAGATCGGCAACACGGACGGGGTGAGCGGGCTGACCCTCGCGTTGACCGTGGATCCGAACGCTGCTTACGTCCTCGACGTGGTGGCCGGCGGCTTCGACGGTATCGCCGCCCGCCCGGGGGCGGGTCTGAGCCGGTCCGCCGCGCAGGATCTGGGGGTGAGCGTGGGCGACACCGTGGAGGTCACCTCTCCGGTAACGACGAACACAGCCCGGGTGCCGGTGGTGGTGGTCTGGGAGGACGCTGCGGCGTTCACTCCGGTGGCGGTCACCGAGGCGACCGCGCAGGAGATCCTGCCGGGCCGCGATTCCTGGTTCACCCAGAACCTCTTCGTCACCTTCGATGAGGGGGCCGACGCAGAGGCGGTGCACCGGGCGGTCGTCGACACGATCAACCCCTACGGCGTGCTGCAGGTGCTGACGAAGGACGAGTACGGCGTCTCCAGCGCCGAGCAGATCCGGCAGCTCCTCGCGTTGGTCTACGCCCTGCTGGCGCTCAGCGTGGTCATCGCGGTGCTGGGCATCATCAACACCCTGGTGCTGTCGATCATGGAGCGCCGGCACGAATTCGGCATGCTGCGGGCCGTGGGGATGCAGCGCAGCCAGATCGGCCGGATGGTCACCATCGAGTCCGTCCATATCGCGGTGCTCGGCGCTGTTGTGGGCATCATCAGCGGAGTGTGGCTGGGCTGGTGCTTCGTCCGGACGTTGAGCGACCAGGGCATCACCCGGTGGGCGATCCCCTGGGATCAGATGGCGCTCATCCCGGTGGCGGCCGTGGCGGTGGGAGTCGTGGCCGCGATCTGGCCCGCCCGCCGGGCGGCGCAGACCTCGCCGCTGCGTGCGGTCGAGTAG